Genomic window (Desulforegula conservatrix Mb1Pa):
AGCGGCACTGCCTGGCGTTCTCGATCTTGCGGCCGCGTCCCAGATGGATCTGGGAAGAACGGCAGGAATTGCGTCAAGCGTTCTGAGATCTTTTCATCTTGAAGCAAGCAGATCCGGAGAGGTGGCAGATATTCTGACCAGCACATTCACCTCATCAAACACGACCCTTGAAAGTCTGTCATCCACCATGGCAAACGCGGCTCCTGTGGCTGCGGCAGCCGGAGCATCAATCGCGGATGTGGCGGCAATGGCGGGCCAGCTTGGTAATGTTGGCATTGACGCAAGTGTCGCAGGCACAGGAATCAAGATCATGTTCCAGAGATTGCAGGCTCCCGCTGGCCAAGCTGCCGACACTCTTCAGAAGCTTGGACTTAAAACCAAGGACGCTGCAGGCAATATGCTGCCCATCTACAACATTTTAAGCAGTCTTGAAGCAAAAACCAAAACCATGGGAACCGCAGACAGAGCTGAAGTGTTCAAAAAGATTTTTGGTGAAGAAGCTATAAGCAGCGTAACCGCCCTGATGTCTGTGGGCGTAAACAAGGTAAAAACATACGCGCAAACACTGGCGCAGCCTGGCAAGGCCGCCTCTGTGGCAAGCAAGAACCTGGATAATTTCAAAGGAGCTGTGGAAATGCTGTCCGGAGCCTGGGACGGATTAAAGATCACCATAGGAGACATATTCCTGCCGGTTTTAAGAATTCTGGTCGAATGGCTTGGAAAGGTTGTGGATGTTCTTAATTCGCTTGCGTCCTCATCTGTCGGCAAAACCCTGATTTTTATCGCAGGAGTCGCAGCCACGGCCGGAGCGGCTTTTGTGTCCTTTCACGCCGTAAGCGCACTTCTTGCCGCTGCTTTGCCGTGGATAACATCCGCCCTGACTTCTCTGGGCGCTGTGATCGCGGGCTTATCATGGCCTGTATTGATTCTGATTGCCGCTGTGGCCGCACTTACTCTGGCATGGAAAAGCAATTTCGGAGGCATGGCCGACAAGATATCTTCATGGTGGACAAAGGTGACTCTGGTCTTCAGCGGTGTTCAGGCTGTTTTTGCATCGCTTAAAAATGGCACTGGAGAAATACGCGGCCAGCTTGCCAAGGATATCCAGGCAAACGGTCTTGTGGGAGTCGTAACCACTGTCAGCAAGGTGATTTACAGAATTCAGGAGGCTTTCGGAGGATTTGTATCTGCCTTCAAATCCGTAACCAGCGGATTGATGGATTCGCTTCTGCCTGTTTGGACAGAGATTAGTTCTGCCCTGGCTCCGGTGATTGACCTGATTAAGGAAGTTGTCTCTTCAGTAATGGGTGGCATGTCCGGGACTAATGTTTCGGGCTGGAAACTATTCGGCCAGGTTGTAGGAGTAATCGCAGGTTCCGGCTTGCAGCTTCTTGTCGAGGTTCTGAAAGTCCTCATTATTCCCTTAAAAATGGTCTTTCAGATTGTCGGAGCTTTGGCGGATGGTTTCAGATGGCTTGGCAAGGCAATCGGTGAATCCGCAGGATGGATTTATGTGACTGTTGCCGCCATACCAGGAGTTGTCAGCGGCTTTGTGGATAGCGTGGTCGGTTATTTCACATCACTTTCTGATAGGGTCATGAACGCTCTTATGAATCTTGCTCCTGTTCAATGGATCAAATCCGCCATTGAAATGGGCGGAAGCCTTATGGATGCTGGCAAAAATCTTCTGACAACCTTCATTGATGGAGCCTTGCTGACACTTACGACATCGATCGAGACCATAAAGGCAACCATCCAGAATCTGTTCAGCGGCCTCAATTTGTTTGAGTCTGGGGCCAAACTCATAAGCACTTTCACCGAAGGCATAAGATCGGCTCTTTCAGTGCCTGCCCAGCTTGTGGAATCAGGCCTTCAGAAAATCAGAAACCTTCTGCCGTTTTCAGATGCCAAGGAAGGGCCATTATCGACCCTGA
Coding sequences:
- a CDS encoding phage tail tape measure protein yields the protein MDGIYSVQAVMSLVDNITGPLRKVKNELGETGQAALSLSGRMSKLAEKMLPLAVAAGILLGSLVPCVSAAADLESAISGVGAITNASASEMAALKQSALDLGASTVFSAGEVAAAEKSLGMAGFTVKENIAALPGVLDLAAASQMDLGRTAGIASSVLRSFHLEASRSGEVADILTSTFTSSNTTLESLSSTMANAAPVAAAAGASIADVAAMAGQLGNVGIDASVAGTGIKIMFQRLQAPAGQAADTLQKLGLKTKDAAGNMLPIYNILSSLEAKTKTMGTADRAEVFKKIFGEEAISSVTALMSVGVNKVKTYAQTLAQPGKAASVASKNLDNFKGAVEMLSGAWDGLKITIGDIFLPVLRILVEWLGKVVDVLNSLASSSVGKTLIFIAGVAATAGAAFVSFHAVSALLAAALPWITSALTSLGAVIAGLSWPVLILIAAVAALTLAWKSNFGGMADKISSWWTKVTLVFSGVQAVFASLKNGTGEIRGQLAKDIQANGLVGVVTTVSKVIYRIQEAFGGFVSAFKSVTSGLMDSLLPVWTEISSALAPVIDLIKEVVSSVMGGMSGTNVSGWKLFGQVVGVIAGSGLQLLVEVLKVLIIPLKMVFQIVGALADGFRWLGKAIGESAGWIYVTVAAIPGVVSGFVDSVVGYFTSLSDRVMNALMNLAPVQWIKSAIEMGGSLMDAGKNLLTTFIDGALLTLTTSIETIKATIQNLFSGLNLFESGAKLISTFTEGIRSALSVPAQLVESGLQKIRNLLPFSDAKEGPLSTLTLSGARMMETLGTGVRQAAPDLQATVASSLALKMPEPGSGVPAPALPEIVLGDSAKNVKSTNEAGKSRKIEVHIRSLVLPEVKDSDGFVTALKGMVEAHGW